In Leptospira montravelensis, the genomic window TTCTAAATCAGCAACTTTTCCTTTCTTTTTTACAATCTCAAGTCCACCATTTAACAAAGCAACGCCGGCACTATCATAACCGCGATATTCTAAACGTTTGAGACCTTTGATGATAAGAGGGAGTGCCTCTCTTTTTCCTAAATAACCTACGATTCCACACATTGTTTTACCCTCTTTAAGGTAGTTTCCAAATCAGATTTGGATTTAGTTTCAGTAATCACTCGAAAAATTGGTTCTGTATTGGAAGGACGTATGTGGATCCAAGAATCCGATACATACATCCAAAGTCCGTCTTTCTCGGAAATAACTTTCGGAGAAAATTCAGACTGAAATTTTTCATAAAGACTTTCTAAAGACATTCCTTTTGCCAATGGAAAGGATTGTTTGTCCATATAAAGCGAAGGAAGTTCATCTAGGAGAACATCTACTGTCTTTCCAGTTTCTGCCATCAAGTTTAGGATATGGGCAATTCCGGACAAAGTGTCCCGACCAAAAGAAGGAATTGTTGGATCAATCACCCCACCGTTCCCCTCCCCACCAAACACTGCTTTGGTTTTCAGCATTTCTTCCACAACGTTTGCTTCCCCCACTTTGCTGCGAATGACTTCGGCACCAAACCTAAATCCCACTTCTTCGTTTAAAAATGAAGTAGATAAGTTCACGACGACTTTTGCTTTTTTCTTAGCTGTTGATAAAACATTCATTAGTGCTAATGGAAGAGTGTATTCTTCTGATACAGCACCACGTTTAGGAGAAAACAATACGAGTCTATCGGCATCGGGATCTAATGCAAAACCAATGTCTGCTTTTGATTTTTTGAAATATGGTTCTACTGATTTTAAGGCAGCAGCTGTAGGTTCTGGTGGTCTTGGAAACGTTCCATCGGGATTACAATTATGAGCCACAACTTTGCAACCTAACATCTGCAAAAATTTTGGAACTACATAAGAACCAGCACCACCGACAGCATCTACAAACACTGTAAATTTTTTCTTTTTGATTTTGGCTACATTCACTCGTTTTAATACAGAAGACAAATGTAGGTCAATATAGTCTTCACCAGAATCGATATAACCTTTGGGGGAAATTTGTTCTTTGGGATAAGTTCCATTTTGAATGATGGATAAAAGTTTTTTATTTTCTTCCGCAGAAAAGAAAAAACCTTTTTTAGAAATAAATTTAAATGCATTCCAATCCATTGGATTGTGTGAAGCTGAAATCATAATCCCACCATTGGCTTTCGAAAGATTCACAACGGCTTTAGTAGTGGGAGTGGGAACAAGCCCCAATGTTAAAACAGAATTTCCGGAAGCTAACAACGCTGAGGTGAGAAGTGATTCCAAATAAGGACCACTTGGTCTTGAGTCCCGTCCAATCACGGCAGTACCGCCATTCATCATAGAAGCAAAGGATTTTGAAAATGCCAAAGCTTCGTCTAAGCCAAACCCTAAACCAATTTTACCCCGGACACCGGAGATAGAAATCATCAGGGAGGACAGATCATACTCTTTCGTAAATCGCATACAATACTATCAAGGCTCGCGGATTCCCACTGCAAGTCTATCTTTTTGCTTTTTGGAATGTGTCAACGAAGTGGAATAAAAGTGAAGATTGAAGAAAAACGGTTTGGGCGATGACAGGATTGAACTGCCGACCCGCTGCTTGTAAGGCAGCTGCTCTCCCAGCTGAGCTAATCGCCCGTTATTATGACCAGTAAACCGGAGTTGAGATTTTTGTAAATCAGATTTAGAAATAAAAAAGGCCACCATTGGTGGCCTCATTCCTTCTAGCTAAAAGCAAATGTTAGGCGGCTTTTGTCTCGATGGAGTTAATACGAAGTGCCATACGTGATTTTTTACGATCCGCATTTTTCTTATGAATGAGTTTAGTTTTTGCAGCACGGTCCAATTTTGAAGCAAGTTTAGAGAAAACTGTTAATGCTTCTGTTTTGTCTCCAGCTTTGATTGCTTTGAGAAGAAGGCGTGCGTATGTACGCAATTCAGTGCGATCTTCACCATTTCGCTCTTTTCTACGAGCAGTTCTACGAATGTCTTTTTTAGATGATTTTAAATTAGCCAAGGAATGTCCCCTACGAGGAATTTTTACTTATCTTTTGAGTACCACTCTGCCGGTCAAGGCGAAAGAGAAAAAAATAAGAACCAAATTGGTGGTTAGGCAACCCATACCCACAGGAGAATCCTATGTTCCCCATTCTCATTTGGATCGATTCCGAACTCTATGAAATCCTAAAACAGAGGAATTTGGATTTGGGCCTTGTCACAAAAATGGCTATATTATCCCTAAAAGTAGAGGGAATGGTGCCGGGAACCTTTGAAAAACGTGAATCGGGCCATTATGAACGTATGGAACTCAGCCGGTATGATTTTTTTACTTTAAGTTTAATTTCTAGGGAGAAGGAAGTTGACCCGAACCTATTACTCTCGTATGCTTTCACAGAAGCTTTGTTGGAAATTTTACGACTGTGACTCCTGAAAAATCAAAATACCATTATATCAAAATTGAGTCCATTGCAGACATCGACCCCATTAAATTATCTATTTCCCAAATCCAACAAAGATATATCGACAAAGATAACAATCGCTATGCGCTGCGTTTTAACAAAGACACACGCAGGATTGAGATTTTAAAACTCGTTGGCAATCATTTTGAAGTAATCCCTCACTTGTCACCTTCTCAATCTTCTGAAATAACGCAATCTTCAGCGAACCCAAATACTACCACTGCCTCGCATTCCACAACACAAATTTCTGAAGGATTAAAATCGAATCCCATATTAGGAAAGTTAGTTGGAATTCAGCAACAAACGCAACCGATTGCCTTTGAAAAACCTGCAGAACTTCAAGGTGATAACGTTAAACTTCCTCCGGAAGAAAACTTAATGAATGAAGATGTGGATTTAAATATCTTTGAGGGAGAAGAACCTCCTCCTATTCAGGAAACATTCTCTCATGCAGGTTTATTAAACACACCGGATTTACCAACGCCAGAAGAACCTGAGGAACAAACAAATCCAGATCCGAATGTAGTATTGGGAGAAGAGTCGAATGACAAAACTGCCTTCCAACAAATTGAAGATTTTATTAAATTACTGACTACCTACCGGGAACGAGTCACAGCCATCATACGCAACTTACAATCCTCCCGAATTTTTGAACTTACCGGAGATCCTTCCGAAAATAAAAATATAGTTGGGAACTTTGCTCGTGAAATGGAAGCCCAAGTTTTTGAAGCCATTGACAAAATGGTGGATCTTCACAAAGAAATGACATCATATCCTCGTCCTATTACGTATTATATCTCAAAAGCCCCTGCAGAAAAAAGAGAAGAAATGAAATTTATTGAATCAGATAAGGAAAAATTAAACAGACTCCATCTGTATGAAATGCAAAGACTTTCCGATATAATAATAAAAGACTTCAAAAAACTTAGTTTGCAATTATTGAATATTTTAAATCTGAAAAATGATATTCAGGTAAAACAATTACAATATGCAAACCAGTTGATGTATGTTGATGCAAAAAATGCATCTCTTTATTTTGCTCAAGATTTGGATAAAACCATACTTGATATTGAGAACTGGAAACAATCGAAATGAAAGAACTGTCGGAAGCAGAAACAAAAGCAATATTAGAAAAAATAAGATCAGAATACAAAGAACACGGAAAACTAAATCCCAAAGCATTCGACCAAACTGGGTTCGAACAAAGATATTTACAAGTACTCAAACTCCGTGGTAACGTCACAAAATTTTTAACGGAAGAAGTAACCTTTCTCGAACAACTAAAATCAAAGTTTCAGGAACTTGCTGCCAAAAAAGAAGCAGCCAAAGCACAAACTTTAAATCGGATTATGGATGAATCTATTGAGAAGTTGGCTAATTATAAAAAGGTAGATTTTCATCCTCTGGCAAAAGTAGAAACAAGGTACTTCTACGGAGCCATGTTAGATTTTACAGAAACAGAACTTCCTGTTCTGATTAATATCTTTAAAGGAACCCCAGAATACTCTTTTTTACAAGATGCTGTTTTGCAAGTGGAACGAATTGGAATGACAAGACGTGGTCTTCCTTCCTTAAAAATGCAAGAGTTCATCAAAACTTTACTAGATGCCAATGGAAACAATATCGTTATCGAAAAAGCTTCTCAGAACCTTTTGAAAGACGGATGTATTGCGCTAAAAAATATCATCACAGCTGTGCAAGATCTGGTAAGTAAAAACAGAATCAATCCCGATCTAATTGTCCAAGTGAACGAAAAGGAATATCCAAATGCTCACAGTTCCTTTGGTGGGAAAAAATTTGGAGAAAGCCTCACTCGCATCACTGAACGATGTAAACAAATCATACAAGATTTTCGAATGAATGCGTTGATGAATATGGAAGGTTAATTCTAATGTGCCATCATGGACCCAATTCTACTAGGTGTCGCAGACACCATCGAATCTGAATTTGATTCGGAAGTTTATAAAAACCTTCCTCCTTTAGAAAAATACCATTCTTTACTTTTCCGTTCTGTGGATAAACTTTTCGGTTTTCTCGGAACGGATCGTTCAAAAATTGCTCCTTATTTAACTGATTTTGTTTCCATCGAAGCCCAGTCTCTTGGGCGCGAAGGGTATGGATTTACAGTGAAAGATGCCAATGATATGGGATTTGGTGGGCTTGCCTGCCATACGGTGGATTTGGGTGGGGCCAGTGTCGGTGGAGCTATCGGACAGGCACATACCATAGTCAAATCCAATCCTTATGCAGTTGTCCTTGTTGCGGCCGCCGATATTCCCAAATCTGTTTTCAAACAAGTTTCAGACTTAAAACGACTCACAGCCACAGTTTGTCATAAGGATTGGGAAATGCCGTATGGGGCAACTCTCATTGGACTTTATTCTTTGTTATGTGAACGAATGATGTTTGATACGGGTGTGACTAGTGAGGATTTAGAAGAAATCACAAAACACTTTCGTTCCCTTGCCGAATCCAATCCCCGTGCCTTCCAATTCCAAAAACCACTCACAGAAAAACAATTAAAGAAACCTCTTTCTGGAGTTTATAGCACACCGATGATCGCCATTGTCACCGATCATGGATTTGCCACTCTCATCACTTCTGAATTCATGAAACAGAAGTTAATTGAGAATAATATTATCAAAAAAGATGCCGAACATATTTACTTAGCAGGTTCCGGACACAGTGCCCATGCGGAATACTTCATCCAAAAGAAAGACTTAAAAAGTCCAGCGGCTCTTGCTTGTGAACGAGCTGTGGCTTCTTCTGGATTCAATCGTTCGGAGATTGACTATGCTTGGATTTACGATTGTTTTACAGGAATGATCATCCATGAAGCGGGTTTGTATTTTGGAGTTTCTCCGAAAGATACAGCGACATCACTACGTAAGGGAAAAATCTCCAATGGTGCAAAAGAAATTCCGATCAACCTAGGTGGGGGAATTTTAAACTACCAAGCGGCAATGGCACTTTCGGGAGCTACAGGTCTCATTGATATAGCAAGCCAATACGAACTTGCGGTAAATCCTATTCCAAAAAAGTTAGAAACGTCACCTAATGTGAGTTTGCTTGGTGGGAATGGTGGGATTGATAGTATCAATTCAGTGGTTTTGTTTTCTAAAGAAAAACCAAAACCTGCGAGAGAACCATTGGCTTTAAAACCATTGGAAGTCAATGTCCCCAGTCCCAAACTCGGAGAAAAAGCAACCATCCTTACCGTTAGCACCATCTATTTCAATCCAGGTGGAGAAAAAAAACCACCATACCTCATTGTTTGTTCTACAAAAGACAATGGAGAGATGGTTCTTACCAATCTATATGGGAAAGACGGAGTGGAAATTGTATCGAAAGAAGGATTGGAACTGGGAAAATCAAAAGTAGAATTCCAGGAGATCGAAGGAAAAATCCAAGCGATTCTATTAGGGTAAAATGAAAAAGGCCAAGGATGGAAGTTCTTGGCCTTTGGTTTCTTAATCACCTAACAATACTAAAACTGTCTTAAAAACCTTAAATTCCCCGATTGGAAATACCGGATGTCATGGATTCCATAACGCATCATCACAAGACGGTCAAGGCCTAGGCCAAAGGCAAACCCAGTCCATTTTTTTGAATCAAGTCCTGCCGCTTCCAAAACATTGGGATGAACCAGTCCACAAGGAAGTAATTCCAACCAACCGGAATGTTTACATACACTACAACCATCTCCACCGCATACCAAACAGTTGATATCAAGTTCAAAACCTGGTTCCACAAAAGGGAAGTATCCTGGTCTTAGTCTAGTTTTGATTTCTTTGCGAAACACACGAGAAAGAAGTGTTTCCATAGTATAAATCAAGTGGGCGACTGAAATATTTTCACCCACAACCATCCCTTCTACTTGGTAGAATGTATTTTCGTGAGAGGCATCTACTTCTTCATAACGAAACACACGACCCGGAGCAATGATTCGAAAGGGTGGTTTTAATTTACGAAGGGCACGCACTTGGATGGCTGACGTATGAGTTCTCAGTAAATTTCCATCTTCCGTATAAAACGTATCTTGCATATCGCGAGCAGGATGGTCTTCGGTAAAATTGAGAGCACCGAAATTGTTTTCATCGGTTTCTACTTCTGGCCCATCCATCACAGAAAAACCCATAGAAGTAAAAATATCTTCGATTTCGTATTGGATTTGAGAAATGGGATGAAGGCTTCCTCTTTCTTTGGAAGCTAGCGGTTGCAAACTATCAAAAAATTCTTGGCCTAACTTGTTTTCATAAAAACTTTCTTTTAACGAAGTTCTTTTGGATTCAACAAAACTTTCGAGCCGGCCTTGTGCCTCGTTCGCTTGTTTCCCTACTGTTTTTTTCTCTTCCACGGATAAGGCCGCAAGACCTTTTAAAACAGAAGTGAGTTTTCCTTTTTTACCAATGAATTGGTTTTTTAAAGA contains:
- the glmM gene encoding phosphoglucosamine mutase yields the protein MRFTKEYDLSSLMISISGVRGKIGLGFGLDEALAFSKSFASMMNGGTAVIGRDSRPSGPYLESLLTSALLASGNSVLTLGLVPTPTTKAVVNLSKANGGIMISASHNPMDWNAFKFISKKGFFFSAEENKKLLSIIQNGTYPKEQISPKGYIDSGEDYIDLHLSSVLKRVNVAKIKKKKFTVFVDAVGGAGSYVVPKFLQMLGCKVVAHNCNPDGTFPRPPEPTAAALKSVEPYFKKSKADIGFALDPDADRLVLFSPKRGAVSEEYTLPLALMNVLSTAKKKAKVVVNLSTSFLNEEVGFRFGAEVIRSKVGEANVVEEMLKTKAVFGGEGNGGVIDPTIPSFGRDTLSGIAHILNLMAETGKTVDVLLDELPSLYMDKQSFPLAKGMSLESLYEKFQSEFSPKVISEKDGLWMYVSDSWIHIRPSNTEPIFRVITETKSKSDLETTLKRVKQCVES
- the rpsT gene encoding 30S ribosomal protein S20, producing MANLKSSKKDIRRTARRKERNGEDRTELRTYARLLLKAIKAGDKTEALTVFSKLASKLDRAAKTKLIHKKNADRKKSRMALRINSIETKAA
- a CDS encoding LIC_10450 family protein, giving the protein MTPEKSKYHYIKIESIADIDPIKLSISQIQQRYIDKDNNRYALRFNKDTRRIEILKLVGNHFEVIPHLSPSQSSEITQSSANPNTTTASHSTTQISEGLKSNPILGKLVGIQQQTQPIAFEKPAELQGDNVKLPPEENLMNEDVDLNIFEGEEPPPIQETFSHAGLLNTPDLPTPEEPEEQTNPDPNVVLGEESNDKTAFQQIEDFIKLLTTYRERVTAIIRNLQSSRIFELTGDPSENKNIVGNFAREMEAQVFEAIDKMVDLHKEMTSYPRPITYYISKAPAEKREEMKFIESDKEKLNRLHLYEMQRLSDIIIKDFKKLSLQLLNILNLKNDIQVKQLQYANQLMYVDAKNASLYFAQDLDKTILDIENWKQSK
- a CDS encoding thiolase C-terminal domain-containing protein, with protein sequence MDPILLGVADTIESEFDSEVYKNLPPLEKYHSLLFRSVDKLFGFLGTDRSKIAPYLTDFVSIEAQSLGREGYGFTVKDANDMGFGGLACHTVDLGGASVGGAIGQAHTIVKSNPYAVVLVAAADIPKSVFKQVSDLKRLTATVCHKDWEMPYGATLIGLYSLLCERMMFDTGVTSEDLEEITKHFRSLAESNPRAFQFQKPLTEKQLKKPLSGVYSTPMIAIVTDHGFATLITSEFMKQKLIENNIIKKDAEHIYLAGSGHSAHAEYFIQKKDLKSPAALACERAVASSGFNRSEIDYAWIYDCFTGMIIHEAGLYFGVSPKDTATSLRKGKISNGAKEIPINLGGGILNYQAAMALSGATGLIDIASQYELAVNPIPKKLETSPNVSLLGGNGGIDSINSVVLFSKEKPKPAREPLALKPLEVNVPSPKLGEKATILTVSTIYFNPGGEKKPPYLIVCSTKDNGEMVLTNLYGKDGVEIVSKEGLELGKSKVEFQEIEGKIQAILLG
- the pheS gene encoding phenylalanine--tRNA ligase subunit alpha, coding for MSLSQEIEALVKEAETILSSATSEQDLDSLKNQFIGKKGKLTSVLKGLAALSVEEKKTVGKQANEAQGRLESFVESKRTSLKESFYENKLGQEFFDSLQPLASKERGSLHPISQIQYEIEDIFTSMGFSVMDGPEVETDENNFGALNFTEDHPARDMQDTFYTEDGNLLRTHTSAIQVRALRKLKPPFRIIAPGRVFRYEEVDASHENTFYQVEGMVVGENISVAHLIYTMETLLSRVFRKEIKTRLRPGYFPFVEPGFELDINCLVCGGDGCSVCKHSGWLELLPCGLVHPNVLEAAGLDSKKWTGFAFGLGLDRLVMMRYGIHDIRYFQSGNLRFLRQF